In Bosea sp. PAMC 26642, the DNA window CACAGGAGGAGACACATCATGAGCCCAACCCGATTCCCGTTCCGTCTTTCCACAGCCTCGTTGAAGGGGCTCGCTGCCGCGATGCTCGCGGGTGCAGCACTGGCCGCACAGCCCGCCATGGCCCAGAACTTCGAGCGTCCGGTCCGCCTCGTCGTGCCGTTCGCGCCGGGCGGCACCTCCGACATTCTCGCCCGCCTGATCGGCCCCAAGCTGTCGGCCGCGATCGGCCAGTCGGTCGTGATCGAGAACAAGCCGGGCGCCGCCGGTAATCTCGGCGCCGACGCCGTCGCCAAGGCACCGGCGGACGGCCACACCTTGCTGCTGATGGATGTCGGCTCGCTCGCGACTGCTCCAAGCCTGTTCTCGGACCTGACCTATGATCCCGAAAAGGATCTGGCGCCGGTCTCGATGGTGATGTTCGGCCCCTATGTGCTCGCCGTCCACGAATCCATCCCGGCCAAGACCGCGCAGGAACTGGTCGCCTACGCGAAGGCAAACCCCAACAAGCTCGCAGTCGCGAATTCCGGCGTCGGCGCGGCCAACCACATCACGGCCGTGCAGATGGCCAAGGAACTCGGCATCCAGTGGAAGAACGTGCCCTATAAGGGCGGCGCGGCGGCCTCGCGGGCAGTGGTTTCCGGCGAGAGCGGCGTCATCATCAACGGCTCCACCGCGACGCTGCCCTTCGTCTCCAACAAGCAGCTTATCGGCCTGGCCGTCACCGGTGAGGAGCGCGTCGC includes these proteins:
- a CDS encoding Bug family tripartite tricarboxylate transporter substrate binding protein, which produces MSPTRFPFRLSTASLKGLAAAMLAGAALAAQPAMAQNFERPVRLVVPFAPGGTSDILARLIGPKLSAAIGQSVVIENKPGAAGNLGADAVAKAPADGHTLLLMDVGSLATAPSLFSDLTYDPEKDLAPVSMVMFGPYVLAVHESIPAKTAQELVAYAKANPNKLAVANSGVGAANHITAVQMAKELGIQWKNVPYKGGAAASRAVVSGESGVIINGSTATLPFVSNKQLIGLAVTGEERVAGLPTFKEAGLPGGDAGTWQGVLTRAGTPPAMIARLNAEIGKILETPDIKTKIAEQGGVVRTGTPAEFSTWLKDATTRWGGIIKEAGIKGS